DNA from Streptomyces sp. NBC_01260:
CGGTCCGGAGGTTGCCGCTGACGTCACCCGGCGCGACCCCGCCGCCGACATCCGCCTGCTCGTCCGCGAGGACGGAGTCCGTGGCTGCTTGGGGGAGTTCTGGCGCAAGTTGCTCAGAGGGGAACCGGGGAGTCGGCGGCAACGTCGAGGGTGCGCGCTCGCGAGCGGTCCTGCTGGCAGCCGTGGTTGCCGGCCCCCTCTCCCGTGGGAGCCGGAAGCCGCGGGACGCGTCTGACCGGTGACCGGTTTTCGGTGTCTAGTTAGGTTAGGCTAACCTTCGCCGAGTGATCGTGACTGCACTCGACAGAGAACACACCCCACCGCGTCGTCACGCCGTGGTCGCCCCCGGCGATGCGGCCCCCGGCGCTCCGTTCGGCCTCGCCGCCACCGGCGTCACGGTCGCCTACGACGGCGTCGATGTCGTGCACGGGGCGGACCTCCGCCTGCCCAACGGGCAGGTCACCGCACTGATCGGCCCGAACGGCAGTGGGAAGTCGACCCTGTTGCGTGCCGTCGCCCGCCTGCACCGAGCCCGCGCAGGAAGCGTGACGATACGGAGCGAGGGCAGCGACGCCGTCGATGCCCTCGCCCTCTCCCGCACCGATTTCGCCCGGCGGGTCACACTGCTGGCGCAAAGCCGCACGACCCCGGCGGGCCTCAGCGTCCGCGAGGTGGTGGGTTTCGGCCGCCACCCGTACCGCGGCCGACTGCGGGGGAGTGACCCGGACGGCGCGAGGCTCATCGAGCACGCACTGGCCATCACGAACGTCGCCGACCTCGCGGACCGCGGCGTCGAGAGCCTCTCCGGCGGCCAGTTGCAACGCGTCTGGTTCGCCTGCTGCCTGGCACAGGACACCGAAGTGCTGCTGCTCGACGAACCGACCACCTATCTCGACCTGCGCTACCAGGTGGAGATCCTCGACCTCGTCCGGGATCTCGCCGACACGCACGGCGTGACCATCGGCGTCGTCCTGCACGACCTGGACCAGGCCGCCGCGGTGGCGGACCGGGTCGTCCTGCTCTCCTCGGGGCGCGTCGCCGCCGCCGGAACCCCGGCCCAGGTGTACGACCCCGAACTGCTGACCGACACCTACGGAATCCGTATCGAGGTCGAATCCGACCCGTCCACGGGCACCCCCCGCACAAGAGCGGTGGGAAGACACCACCTCCGGCTCGAAAGGCCCTGAACCCTCCATGACGACCAAGCACTGGGCATGGCCCGTGATCGCCGGGACCGCTGCGATCACGCTCGTCGGCTGCGGCACGACCGAGGCACCCAAGAAGGAGGCCGCCGCGGACACCACACTGACGGTGACCGACTCACGAGGCAAGAAGGTGAAGCTCGACGGGCCCGCCAAGCGCGTCGTCGGCACCGAGTGGAACGTCGTCGAATCGCTCATCACGCTGGGAGTCGACCCGGTCGGCGTCGCCGACGTGAAGGGATACCGGGCCTACGACACCGCGGCGCCGCTGGCCGGCGGCGTCAAGGACATAGGTACCCGCGGCGAACCCAGCGTCGACACGGTCGCCGCCCTCAAGCCCGACCTCATCGTGGCGACGAACGATCTGTCGGACTCCGCCATCAAGCAGCTCTCCAAGGTGGCCCCCCTCATCGTGGTGCGGGCGGCGGACGCCGGCCGGCAGATCGATCAGATGACCGACAACGTCAGTCTTATCGCCGAGGCCACCGGAACCGAGGCCAAGGCCAAGACCGACATCGCGGCATTCCGTCAGAAGCTCGCCGACGGAAAGAAGAAGCTCGCCGCCGCCGGACTCGGCGGAGAGGAGGTCGCCTTCGCCGATGGCTGGAAGGCAGGAAGTCAGGTCTCGGTGCGCCCGTTCGCGAAGGGCTCCCTGATCACCGACATCAACACCGAACTCGGCCTGGTCAGTCCATGGGCCATGAAGGGTGACAAGGGCTACGGCCTGGCGGCGACGGACGTCGAAGGACTCACGAAGATCGGCGACGCCCAGTTCGTCTACATCACCAACACGACGGAGAACAGCGACCCGTTCGCCGACGGGCTCAAGGACAACGCGGTGTGGAAGTCACTGCCCTTCGTGAAGAACGGAGACGTCCACCGGCTGCCCGACGGCATCTGGATGTTCGGCGGCACCGCGTCGATGACCCAGTACACCGACGCACTCGTGGACGCACTGACCAAGTGAACGTGATCACCCCTACGACGAAGGCCGAACGAGTGCCGCCGTCCGCCCAGACGGAGGAACCGCCCTCCGACGGGGCGGGCCGGCCGGCCCGCCGCGGACCTCTGTCCCTCCTGGTCCTCGGGGCGCTCCTCGCCCTGCTCGCTCTCATGGCCGTGCACATCAGCCAGGGCACGGCGACCGTCGGACTGCACACCCTGTGGCGGGCCTTCGCCACCCTGTGGACCGGCAACGACGGGGCCGGCCAGGCGGACGCCGTGCTGGTCGCCTCCCGGCTGCCGCGACTCGCCGCCGGGCTGGTCGTCGGCTGCACGCTGGGCACGGCGGGCGCCGCCCTCCAGTCGGTGTCGCGCAACGTGCTGGCCTCGCCCGACACGCTCGCCGTGAACGCCGGCGCCTACCTCGCGGTCGTCGCCGTCGCCGCGTTCGGCATCACACTGCCGGCCCTTCCCGCGGGCGGCACTGCCCTGATCGGCGGTCTGCTCGCCGCGGGCATCGTGCTGGGACTCGCCCGCGCCGGCGCCGGCCCCACCCGGCTGGTGCTGGCCGGTTCGGCCCTCATGCTCGGGCTCAGCGGCCTGAGCCAGATGCTGCTGCTCCTGCGCCCCCAGCAGACGACCGGCCTCTACGCATGGGGCAACGGCTCCGTCGCGCAGATCGGCATGGAGACGATCGATCAGCTCGCCCCGGTCGCGCTGCTGGCGCTGGCCGGACTCATCGCGCTCGGCAGGCGGCTCGACATCCTCGCGCTGGGCGACGACGGCGCCGCGGTCGTCGGCGTCAGCCCACGGCTCACGCGGACGATCGTCGTCATTCTCGCCGTGGTCCTCTCCGCTGTCGCCGTCACCGTCGCCGGCCCCATCGGCTTCGTCGGGCTGTGTGCGCCGGCGATCGTCCGGCTGGCGGGTGGCCGAGTGCCCGAACTCCTGCGGCACCGGGTGTTCCTTCCCGCGTCCGCGGTGGCAGGCGTACTCGTCGTCCTGGGCGCCGATGTGCTGCTGCGTGCGCTCTTCGGAGCCCAGGCCGGTGCCACCGTGCCGACCGGCATCGTGACGAGCTTCCTCGGCGCCGTCGTACTCGTCGTCCTCGCATACCGCTCCCGTGACGCGGGCGCCGCGGGCTCCGAGGCGGCGTTCGCCCGTCTCCGCGGCCGCCGAGCCTTCGTCGTCACCCTCGTGGCGGTGGCCGGGGCGCTGGTCACCGCTGTCGTCGCGTCGACGCTCCTCGGCGACGCGCCCCTGCTGCTCGGCGACGTGGCGAACTGGCTCATGGGCAGGTCGGGAACGTTCGTCTCGTTCGTCCTCGACACCCGGATGCCGCGGATCGCCGCGGCGCTGCTCGCCGGAGCCGCTCTGGCGGTCGCGGGGACGGTGGTGCAGGCGGTCTCGCGCAACCCGCTGGCCGAACCCGGCATCCTCGGGGTCGTCGGGGGAGCGGGAGTCGGCGCTGTCATCACGTTGACCGCCATCCCGCTCGCGAGCTTCTGGCTGGTCGGCGGATCGGCACTGGCCGGGGCCGCGGCCGCGGCCGTGCTGGTCTTCGGGCTCGCGGCACGGCGCGGACTGGAGCAGAACCGGCTGGTGCTGATCGGTATCGGTGTCTCCGCGGGGGCGGCCGCCCTGGTCAGCCTGCTCATCGTGCTGACCGACCCGTACAACGGGACGAAGGCCCTCACCTGGCTCTCCGGCTCGACCTACGGACGCTCGTTCCCCGAAGTCCTCCCGGTGCTCGGTGCGTTGGCCGTGGCACTGCCGATTCTCGCGGTGCGGCGCCGCGAACTCGATCTCATCGGCCTGGACGCCGACACTCCGAGACTGCTCGGCATCCGGCTCGGCACGACGCGTCTGGGACTGCTCGTCATCGCCGTCGTGCTCACCGCCGCGGCGGTTGCGGCGGTCGGTGTCATCGGCTTCGTCGGACTCGTGGCACCGCACGCGGCCCGTGCCGCTGTGGGCCAGCGGCACGGACGGGTGCTGCCGGTCGCCGCGCTGATGGGGGCCCTGCTGGTGGTCGTCGCCGACACAGTCGGCCGTACGGTCATCGCGCCCGCACAGATTCCGGTGGGAATCGTCACGGCGGTGATCGGCGCCCCGTACTTCGGCTGGCTGCTGTGGCGGTCCAACTCCGGCAGATAGCAGGGCCGTTCCGGGTCGGTGCACGGCCGCGCCCGGGGGGAGCCGGTCAGGCTCCCGCGCGGTTCACGCGGCGGCCGGCCCGGCGGCCCGCTCCCAGGTCTCCGGCGACCACAGTCCCGAGCGGCGGAGGGCCGCCGGGCAGTGGCGGAAGATCTCGTCGATCTCGACGACCAGGGCGAGCTCCGGTCGCCGGCCCTTCACCGTCAACGAGTCGAAGAACGGGGCGTCCGTGAGGACGCGGGCACGGCCGTTGATCCTCAAGGCGTCCATCACTCCGGGTATCAGGTAGAGCAGGCCCACGTGCGGGTTGGACAGCACGTTGTGGAAGCTGTCGCAGCGCCGGTTGCCCGGACGGTCGGGCAGGGCGAGGGTGCCCGCGTCGAGCACCCGGGTGAATCCGGGGCCGTCACCGCGCGGGGTGACATCACAGTTTCCGGCCGCGTCGGACGTGGACAGGGTGCAGAACGGCGACCGGGCCAGCAGGTCCAGGTCTTCCTCGGTGAGCCGGTCGTGAACCTTGTCGATGACGATCGGGTGCGGCGGGCCGAGGATGCTCCGCAGCTCGTCGGCCGAGCGCAGAGGTACGGCTCCGGCCAGTACGTCAGGTGCAGGCGCGGGCGCCAGATTCGACAAGGGGTGCTCCATGCCTGGGTGAAGGATGCCGCAGCGAGGCGCTGAACAGGCATTGTTAGGTTTACCTTACTTGAACCTCCGGGAGTTCCCAGGGCCGGGGAACTCCCGGAGCGCCGCGGAGGGCTCCCCCTCAGCTGCCGCTGGTCCGAGCTGTCACGGTCAGCCGGACCTCGCGGGTGTGGTCCGAGGACGGACCCGTCCCGATCGCGAACTCTCCCGGCTCCACCGCCGCTCCCACGCGCGGGTGACCGAAGCCAGAGCCGGCGCCCCCAGCGGGAAGGAGACCTGGGCCCGCTCTCCGGGCACCACGCCGATCCGGGCGAAGCCGCGCAGCTCCCGTACTCGCGGCCATGACGTCGCGCCGATTACCCGGCGCACGTAGAGCTGCACCGTCTCCCCTCGGGCGATCCGCTCGCTCAGGAGCTCCGGCGCCGGGGCCGCAGGACCCTCCCCGGTAGACGGGTGCTCGAAGAGGCCGAGCCGGAACTTCAGCGGCCGACGGCGGTGTCCAGAGTGCTCTCGTCGGCCAGGCCGCGCCGCACGGCCTCCTCCAGGCGGGGGAAGCAGCCGTCCCACAGGCTCAGGCCGGTCCCCGCCTCCAGCGTCATCGCCCCGGCCGCCACCGGGTCCCCGGCCGGCCGCCCCGGCCGGCGCGGCCTCCAGATGGATCTCGTGCAGCTCGTGGGCGCCCAGCTCGGTCGCCGCACTGCTGCGGCCACCGGCCGTCGCTCCCTGCCCGGCGAAGTGCTTGAGCACGACAGCCGCCCGCTCCGGCCCGAACTGCCGGTCCGGGGGCCCCTGGACGCCGCGCACCAGGGCGTCGGTGAACCGTGCCGCCAGGTACGGCTTCTCACCGAAGCACTCCTGCGCGCGGCCCCGGCGCGGCTCGCGCACCA
Protein-coding regions in this window:
- a CDS encoding iron-siderophore ABC transporter substrate-binding protein, translating into MTTKHWAWPVIAGTAAITLVGCGTTEAPKKEAAADTTLTVTDSRGKKVKLDGPAKRVVGTEWNVVESLITLGVDPVGVADVKGYRAYDTAAPLAGGVKDIGTRGEPSVDTVAALKPDLIVATNDLSDSAIKQLSKVAPLIVVRAADAGRQIDQMTDNVSLIAEATGTEAKAKTDIAAFRQKLADGKKKLAAAGLGGEEVAFADGWKAGSQVSVRPFAKGSLITDINTELGLVSPWAMKGDKGYGLAATDVEGLTKIGDAQFVYITNTTENSDPFADGLKDNAVWKSLPFVKNGDVHRLPDGIWMFGGTASMTQYTDALVDALTK
- a CDS encoding MSMEG_1061 family FMN-dependent PPOX-type flavoprotein; this translates as MSNLAPAPAPDVLAGAVPLRSADELRSILGPPHPIVIDKVHDRLTEEDLDLLARSPFCTLSTSDAAGNCDVTPRGDGPGFTRVLDAGTLALPDRPGNRRCDSFHNVLSNPHVGLLYLIPGVMDALRINGRARVLTDAPFFDSLTVKGRRPELALVVEIDEIFRHCPAALRRSGLWSPETWERAAGPAAA
- a CDS encoding ABC transporter ATP-binding protein; this translates as MVAPGDAAPGAPFGLAATGVTVAYDGVDVVHGADLRLPNGQVTALIGPNGSGKSTLLRAVARLHRARAGSVTIRSEGSDAVDALALSRTDFARRVTLLAQSRTTPAGLSVREVVGFGRHPYRGRLRGSDPDGARLIEHALAITNVADLADRGVESLSGGQLQRVWFACCLAQDTEVLLLDEPTTYLDLRYQVEILDLVRDLADTHGVTIGVVLHDLDQAAAVADRVVLLSSGRVAAAGTPAQVYDPELLTDTYGIRIEVESDPSTGTPRTRAVGRHHLRLERP
- a CDS encoding iron ABC transporter permease; amino-acid sequence: MITPTTKAERVPPSAQTEEPPSDGAGRPARRGPLSLLVLGALLALLALMAVHISQGTATVGLHTLWRAFATLWTGNDGAGQADAVLVASRLPRLAAGLVVGCTLGTAGAALQSVSRNVLASPDTLAVNAGAYLAVVAVAAFGITLPALPAGGTALIGGLLAAGIVLGLARAGAGPTRLVLAGSALMLGLSGLSQMLLLLRPQQTTGLYAWGNGSVAQIGMETIDQLAPVALLALAGLIALGRRLDILALGDDGAAVVGVSPRLTRTIVVILAVVLSAVAVTVAGPIGFVGLCAPAIVRLAGGRVPELLRHRVFLPASAVAGVLVVLGADVLLRALFGAQAGATVPTGIVTSFLGAVVLVVLAYRSRDAGAAGSEAAFARLRGRRAFVVTLVAVAGALVTAVVASTLLGDAPLLLGDVANWLMGRSGTFVSFVLDTRMPRIAAALLAGAALAVAGTVVQAVSRNPLAEPGILGVVGGAGVGAVITLTAIPLASFWLVGGSALAGAAAAAVLVFGLAARRGLEQNRLVLIGIGVSAGAAALVSLLIVLTDPYNGTKALTWLSGSTYGRSFPEVLPVLGALAVALPILAVRRRELDLIGLDADTPRLLGIRLGTTRLGLLVIAVVLTAAAVAAVGVIGFVGLVAPHAARAAVGQRHGRVLPVAALMGALLVVVADTVGRTVIAPAQIPVGIVTAVIGAPYFGWLLWRSNSGR